The Impatiens glandulifera chromosome 3, dImpGla2.1, whole genome shotgun sequence genome contains a region encoding:
- the LOC124931638 gene encoding TRAF-type zinc finger domain-containing protein 1-like gives MAISPDQASTNICTHCDRAIPSANIDLHQVHCSRNLERCKVCGDMVPRRHADEHFLNTHALVPCSLCSETMAREILDVHKVENCPQRIVTCEFCEFPLPSVDLNEHQEVCGNRTEYCNLCRRYVRLRERLNHESSCNGNPNTTATAAETSRTDTREAERRRNDAQRRQPPHLFPKRRLILTIAITGMAIFLGSFFFQRKPENISAHYRQA, from the exons ATGGCTATATCCCCTGATCAGGCTTCCACAAACATCTGCACTCACTG TGACAGAGCTATTCCTTCGGCAAATATTGACTTGCATCAAGTTCATTGCTCTCGAAATCTTGAAAGATGTAAAGTTTGTGGTGATATGGTACCTAGGAGACACGCAGATGAGCATTTCCTAAACACCCATGCTCTG GTTCCATGTTCTCTGTGCAGCGAAACTATGGCAAGGGAAATCTTGGATGTGCATAAAGTTGAAAATTGTCCCCAAAGGATCGTCACATGCGAGTTCTGTGAATTCCCACTGCCTTCAGTTGATCTGAATGAACATCAG GAAGTATGTGGGAATAGAACAGAATATTGTAATCTTTGCCGCAGATATGTTAGATTGCGTGAAAGATTGAATCACGAAAGCAGTTGTAATGGTAATCCCAATACTACTGCTACTGCTGCTGAAACTTCCAG AACTGACACGAGGGAAGCTGAAAGAAGAAGGAACGATGCTCAAAGAAGACAGCCACCGCATCTATTTCCTAAACGACGTCTCATTTTGACAATTGCAATTACGGGTATGGCCATCTTTTTAGgttcatttttctttcaaagGAAACCGGAGAATATTTCAGCTCATTATCGACAAGCTTAA
- the LOC124928567 gene encoding protein BASIC PENTACYSTEINE6-like isoform X1, translating to MDDNAHRENGRPKQLPNQWLMQHQPSMKQIMAIMAERDAAIQERNLALSEKKIALTERDMAILQRDSSIAERNNAIMERDNAIAALHYRETNPTVKHNPHHHHHRQQIEQQYEEPPKEEEPPTSKPRGNNKRAKDISTADQPNKKPKPKPKPSSRKVKTVFANKPDWKEQDLGLNQVPYDDTTMSVPGCSCTGVLRPCYKWGSGGWQSSCCTMTMSMYPLPNVPNKRHARVGGRKMSGSVFSKLLSRLAAEGFDLSNPVDLKEHWAKHGTNRYITIK from the exons ATGGATGATAATGCACATAGAGAAAATGGAAGGCCGAAACAGTTACCAAATCAG TGGTTGATGCAGCATCAGCCATCAATGAAACAAATAATGGCAATCATGGCTGAAAGAGACGCAGCCATTCAAGAGAGAAACCTAGCTCTATCCGAGAAGAAAATCGCGTTAACCGAACGTGACATGGCTATCCTACAAAGAGATTCATCGATTGCCGAGCGCAACAACGCGATCATGGAACGCGACAACGCGATCGCAGCTCTTCACTACCGCGAAACCAATCCAACCGTAAAACACAAtccccatcatcatcatcatcgccaACAGATCGAACAACAATACGAGGAACCGCCTAAAGAAGAAGAACCGCCGACTTCTAAACCTAGAGGAAACAATAAACGAGCAAAGGACATCTCCACAGCCGATCAACCAAACAagaaaccaaaaccaaaaccaaaaccatcgtCGCGAAAGGTGAAGACAGTTTTCGCTAACAAACCGGATTGGAAGGAACAGGATTTGGGATTGAACCAGGTCCCGTATGACGATACGACTATGTCTGTCCCTGGTTGTTCTTGTACGGGAGTATTAAGGCCTTGTTATAAGTGGGGAAGTGGAGGATGGCAATCTTCGTGTTGTACAATGACAATGTCTATGTATCCATTGCCAAATGTGCCAAACAAGAGGCATGCTCGAGTGGGCGGTCGTAAGATGAGCGGTAGTGTTTTCTCGAAGTTGCTTAGTCGGCTTGCAGCCGAAGGATTTGATTTGTCGAATCCCGTTGATTTGAAGGAACATTGGGCTAAGCATGGGACTAATCGATATATTACTATAAAGTAG
- the LOC124928567 gene encoding protein BASIC PENTACYSTEINE6-like isoform X2, translating into MDDNAHRENGRPKQLPNQHQPSMKQIMAIMAERDAAIQERNLALSEKKIALTERDMAILQRDSSIAERNNAIMERDNAIAALHYRETNPTVKHNPHHHHHRQQIEQQYEEPPKEEEPPTSKPRGNNKRAKDISTADQPNKKPKPKPKPSSRKVKTVFANKPDWKEQDLGLNQVPYDDTTMSVPGCSCTGVLRPCYKWGSGGWQSSCCTMTMSMYPLPNVPNKRHARVGGRKMSGSVFSKLLSRLAAEGFDLSNPVDLKEHWAKHGTNRYITIK; encoded by the exons ATGGATGATAATGCACATAGAGAAAATGGAAGGCCGAAACAGTTACCAAATCAG CATCAGCCATCAATGAAACAAATAATGGCAATCATGGCTGAAAGAGACGCAGCCATTCAAGAGAGAAACCTAGCTCTATCCGAGAAGAAAATCGCGTTAACCGAACGTGACATGGCTATCCTACAAAGAGATTCATCGATTGCCGAGCGCAACAACGCGATCATGGAACGCGACAACGCGATCGCAGCTCTTCACTACCGCGAAACCAATCCAACCGTAAAACACAAtccccatcatcatcatcatcgccaACAGATCGAACAACAATACGAGGAACCGCCTAAAGAAGAAGAACCGCCGACTTCTAAACCTAGAGGAAACAATAAACGAGCAAAGGACATCTCCACAGCCGATCAACCAAACAagaaaccaaaaccaaaaccaaaaccatcgtCGCGAAAGGTGAAGACAGTTTTCGCTAACAAACCGGATTGGAAGGAACAGGATTTGGGATTGAACCAGGTCCCGTATGACGATACGACTATGTCTGTCCCTGGTTGTTCTTGTACGGGAGTATTAAGGCCTTGTTATAAGTGGGGAAGTGGAGGATGGCAATCTTCGTGTTGTACAATGACAATGTCTATGTATCCATTGCCAAATGTGCCAAACAAGAGGCATGCTCGAGTGGGCGGTCGTAAGATGAGCGGTAGTGTTTTCTCGAAGTTGCTTAGTCGGCTTGCAGCCGAAGGATTTGATTTGTCGAATCCCGTTGATTTGAAGGAACATTGGGCTAAGCATGGGACTAATCGATATATTACTATAAAGTAG